The Chryseolinea soli nucleotide sequence AAATCCAGGTCACCTCGCTCGACGAGCAATTTATCCATCGCGTTGTCCAGGCGATCGAAAATAATGTGTCCAACAGTGAGCTGACAGTAATGGATCTAAGTCATGAACTGGGCGTGAGCCGTGCCCAGTTTTTTAGAAAGGTGCAAGAGCTCACCAACAAATCGCCGCTGGAACTTATTCGCACCATTCGGTTGCAATATGCAGCGCAACTTCTCGAGAAAAGCCAGCTTTCGGTTTCTGAGGTCGCCTATCGGGTAGGCTTCAATAACCCCAAATACTTCGCTCGTCATTTCAAAGATCTGTATCACGTATTGCCATCGGCTTATGCCAACGGCAAGCGAAGAAGTTAGCCCGGACCCTTGTATTAGACGTTTGTTACCCACCTTTAGGATGATTTGTTACGCTGGCAGGAACGGCGTCTGCCTATTTTTGCGGAACAAATATTCCGTTTTGAAGCGAAAATTAAGAATCCTGCTTTTTATCGAAATGGTCATGTATGTGCTGATCATTTCCATTTTCACATGGCTCCTTTCCATGGTGTAAAATGAGTTGCGGAGCCGTTATTTGAGAGGATACGAATCCCACCCGGTAAAATCATACCTACTTTCGAGACTTTTTAATACCCCCTTAGACTCCATATCCCTGTCTCTAAGACGAATCAATACCGTCTGTAACCGGCATCCGCCCATACATTTACTGCAAACGATTACGGAATTGTAACTCAGAAATCGTCAGCGCTCTAGGGACCCAAACGGGTTCGATAGGCTGGATTTTAAGGGTAAGTCGGTAAAAGTTTAACCTCTAAACCTCAATTATATGAAAAAGAAGCTCTACAGATGTTTCGGCATTTCTGTATTGATCCTGATGCTAGGTTACCTCCAGGTTCCGGCGCAACAGCGATCGATCACGGGAACCGTAAAGGACGTATCTGGAAGTACCATACCAGGCGTCAGTGTAGTTGTAAAAGGTACGAGCATTGGGACGGTAACGGATGCTGATGGAGCATTTTCCATTAATGCCAACTCCAATGAGACGCTCGTATTCACGTTTATCGGCTATAAGCGCGAAGAAATCCTGATCACCCAACAGACCAGGCTCGACATGACATTAAGTGAAGACGTGAAGACACTTGATGAGATCGTAGTGGTGGGGTATGGTGAGTCAAAGAGAAAGGATGTCACGGGCGCGATCTCTTCCATTACCGGCGATGAGATCCGAAAAACAAATCCCGTCACGTTCGACCAGGCGTTGCAGGGGAAAGTAGCCGGCATGGTTGTGCAGCAGATCTCCGGTCAGCCGGGAGGAGCTGTTTCTATACAGATCCGTGGGATCTCCTCTTTTAGCGGCGCTTCGCCTTTATTTGTGATCGATGGCGTGATCATCGGCGGCGGTGCGAATACCGCAGTCGGTTCCAACCCGTTGGCGGGTATCAACCCATCGGAGATCGAGTCCATCGATGTTTTAAAAGACGCATCAGCGACCGCCATCTATGGCTCACAGGCCACGAATGGCGTGGTGATCATCAAGACGAAAAGAGGTCAGGTATCGCCACCCAAAATAACCTACGATTTCTATACCGGCTATCAGCAAGTGAGGAAGATGCTTCCTACCATGAACCTGCGGGAGTTTGCCACTTTTATAAACGACAGAAATACAGGCTTAGGCTGGGGATTCGATACCAGGCCTCAGTTCGCCAATCCCCAATACCTGGGCGAGGGCACCAATTGGCAAAAAGAGTTATTCCGTAACGCGCCGATGAGCAATCACTCGGTGACGGTGAGCGGAGGTGACGAACGGACGCAGTACTTATTTTCAGGCGCTTACTTCAAGCAAGAGGGAATTGCCCTGGGCTCCGGATTCCAGCGCGTCTCCGTGCGACTCAACCTGGATAACAAAACCACCCGTTGGTTGAAAATTGGAACCAGCCTGCAGCTCGTCAATATTAAAGAGAACGTCAACTCCACAAACTCAAATGTCATTTCGACGGCACTCAGTCAAACACCCGACATCGCCGTAAAAAATCCGGATGGTAGCTGGGGCGGTGGTATAGATCCAAACGGCTGGGTGAACGCCAGCAGAATGGCAAACCCCTATGCCCTTGCCCTGATCAATACCGATCTGGCAAAACGCAACCAGCTCTTCGGCAATGTTTACGCTGAAATAGAATTTACCAAGAACCTGATGCTGCGAAATGAAGTGTCGGGAAGCTTCGCCATGGGTACGGAAGATAAATTCAATCCCACCTATACGATGGGACTTAATGTGAATAAAACAAATTCTGCCACGTACTCCTATACACAAAACTATTACACGATCGTCCGGAACTATCTCACCTATTCCAAGTTGTTCAACTCCGCCTATAACCTCAACGTTATGGCGGGACATGAAGCGCAGTTGAGCACCAGTGAAAGCGTTTCGGCGACGCGCATAAATTTCCCGTCAAACAACGTTCACGCCATCAACAGTGGCGATGCCACGACGGCCACCAACTCGGGCACCAAAGGACAGAATGCCCTGGAGTCGTATTTCGGTCGTGTCAATTTTATGTGGAACGATAAATATCTGATTACCGGCAATGTGCGCGCAGACGGTTCTTCAAAATTTGCGTCGGGCAACCGGTGGGTAACAACCTACTCTGGTGCATTGGCGTGGAAAATTCAAAATGAGAATTTTCTTAGAAACACGCCAGTTAATGAGTTGAAGCTCCGTGTAGGCTATGGACTCACCAACAACCAAAATATAAAAGACTATGCCTATGCAGCCACACTAAACACCATTTCCAATGGTCTGTCAGGTGTTGCTCAACTTACCGGCAATCTGGCGAATCCGTTGGTGCAATGGGAAAAAACCAAATACGCCAACATCGGCCTGGATGGAGCCATCTTAAACTCACGCCTCAATTTCTCCGTGGATTTTTATGACCGCACAACCGATGGCCTTTTGCTAAGTCTCCCGTTGCCTTTCTATTCAGGCACAACCACAGGCTATTTACCGGGCGCCCTGGAAGCACCGTATGTAAATGTTGGGTCGGTGAGCAACAAAGGGTTTGATTTCAGGATCAGTTCAACGAACCTGACCACAAGAAGTTTCTCCTGGAGAACGGATGTTACCGTATCGCACAACACCAATAAAATAGAAAAGCTGAATACGGATGGGGCTTCGTTGCCGAGTTACTATGGGGCCAATGTTGCGGCCATGTCGGTAGTGGGCAGATCGATGGGACAATTTTATGGTTATCAAACCGATGGCATATTTGCAACCGCTAACGATTTTGAAACCCATCCCTTACCCATTAACCCTACAACGGGTGCAAAATTGCCGATCGGACCATCATCGGGGTCGATCTGGTATGGCGACTACAAATTCAAGGATGTCAATGGCGATGGCGTTATTGATGAACATGACCAAACGTTCCTGGGTTCGCCCATTCCTAAATTCCAGATTGGTTTCAATAACACATTTACCTACAAGAATTTTGATCTGAATGTTTTCTTCAGCGCGAACGTGGGTAACAAAGTATTGAATGGATTGCGCATACAAAGCGACAACCCGTTGACAAGCTTTGGTTATTTTAAATCACTGTCAAACCACGCGCAACTGGCATTGATCGACCCCAATGGATCGGCTTCGGACATCAACAACGTCTACGTTACCAATCCAAACACCGATATCGTAGGGCTCCGGAATGACGATACGAATAACAACAATCGTATCTCCAACCGGTATATCGAAGACGGTTCTTTTGTTCGATGCAAAACCATTTCGCTGGGCTACACGATCCCCGAAAAGATCATGTCGAAATTGCGCATCCATTCCTTGCGGATCTATGGTAATGTATCCAACGCTTTTCTCATCACGAAATACAAAGGGATGGATCCTGAAATCGGTTCGTGGAATCCGCTGTCCGCAGGCATGGATAACGGTTTTTATCCCCAGCCCCGGGTATTTACGATCGGCGCTAACCTGCAGTTATAATGAGATTGAAAACAGTGATGTATAAACTGCGTGCGAAGAGCGTATTAAAAAATTACCGTAGGTTCTTTAAATACTAAAATATCAGGCAATGAAATCAATATCTATCATACTCGCCCTGTTCGTTATCGTATCCATAACGGGCTGCGAAAAAGATTTTCTTGAACGTCCTTCTTTATCACAGATAAGTTCTGATAATTTTTATCAGACAACGGCAGATTTAAGACTTGCTACCGCTGCACTCTACGGCGGTTCTCCATGGTGGCAATGGAACACGCAGCCCTACATGATGCTGGGTGATGTCATGAGCGGTAACCTGATCTCGCAATGGTGGGGCGATGCCGTGCAGCTGAACACGTTCTCCATTACAGGACAAAACGCCATCATGCAGCAAGCCTGGACGGGCTTGTACATTGTGGTGGCGCATTGTAACGCAACCATTAATGCGATAAAGGCAAAAGCACCCGCTTCCATTTCGGAATCGGATAAAAATGCGGCCATTGCAGAAGCCCGGTTTATTCGTGCCGTGGCCTATTATCACCTGGTCATGCTCTGGGGCGATGTGCCGATCATTGAAGACAACACCAAACTCATCAGCTCACCGCTGGTGAACCGGAATACCAAGGCGGACGTCTACAGGTTTATCACGGCCGATCTGGCCTATGCCTCGCGAAACCTCCCTGCCACAGACGCCGCCGGGAGAGCCACCACGTGGTCGGCACAAGGGATGGCCGGTAAAGTATACCTGACGATGGCCGGTTTATCGCAGGAGGGGGGCTCACGCAATCAGACCTATTTAGATAGCGCAAAATTTTTTGCCGGCAATGTGTGTAAGAACAGTGGACGGTCTCTGTTTCCCAGTTACTATGATCTGTTCAAAACGCAATTCAATGACAACCCGGAATCCTTATTTGCGCTGCAATGGGCGCCCGGCGTAACGTATGGCTTTGGCAACATGTTGCAGACATACTCTCCCAGCTCCGACATCACGCCCAACAATCAAGGGGCCTGGCTTTTCCTGCAGCCAACCTACGATCTATACAAACTATATTCCAAGAAAGACACGATCCGGCGCAAGGCCAGCTTCATGCTTCCCGGCGATAAGTATCCTGAACTGAACGCCGCAGGGGGTGGCTACACCTCCAATTCTGTAACCTTGAAAAAGCACATGGTCGGAACGCAAACGGATAATAATTCCCCAAACATGACACTCGTTTCGTCTGTAGAACACAATGCCCTGCTCAGGCTGGCCGATGTGTACCTCGTATACGCCGAAGCTATCCTGGGCAACAACGCATCCACAGCCGATGGCGAGGCATTGCAATATTTTAACGCCGTGCGCAAAAGAGCAGGCGTTGACCCGGCAACGATGCTGAATATGGATACATTGATCCAGGAGCGGCGAAAAGAGCTGGCATATGAGGGACATTACTGGTTCGACCTCGTTCGTCTTTCTTACTACGATCCTCAAAAAGCCGTGAGCCTTCTCAATGATCAGCAACGCGTGACCTTTGCGTATAGCAGCGGAATCGCCACACCGAATGCCCCGATCGGAAGCATTACGCCTGCAACTCCTGCCACATTTACCTTGCAGCTGCCGTCGGCGGAACTAACGGCAAACCCCAAGTTGGCGGATGCCCCGGTGCCTTATTACCATTGATGTATTTACGCTCAGACTTAAAAAAATCAAATATGAAAAAGATACTGTATAACTATACGCGACAGCTTTTTTTCCTGTCAGTGACTTTGATATGGCTGCAGGCTTGCGAAAAAGATGAGGTGAGTGCCCCGGTGATCACCGGCATCATAAATTACGCACCGTCGCCGGATGATACGGTTTTGCAAAGCCTGACGCCCGGCCAGTGGGTGGTGGTGAACGGACATAATTTACAAGACGCCCTCCAGATTTCCTTCAATGGCGTGCCGGCGAATTTCAACAATGGCTTGTTTTCAGATTCGTATGCTGTCGTACAGGTGCCGGCGGTGATACCGTTCCCATCCATACCTGCTGAAAAGCTCAATACCATCCAATACTTCACATCGCATGGGTCAGCAACCTTTGAGTTTAATATTGTTGCACCGGCACCCACCATAGCCAGCATCTCAAATGAGAATGCTAACACGGGAGACTCGGTATATATTTATGGAACAAATTTATTTCTGCTTACCAAAATAAGTTTTGCAGGCGTGCCGATCACCGCCTACACCTCTTCCGTAAATGGAACTTCTGTAGGCTTCGTTTTGCCAGAGCTTAGCCAGAGCGGGCCGGTAATCGTAGCGAACCAGTCGGGCGCAGATTCTACTGCATTTAATGTGAATGATGCATCGACCGGGGTCCTCTGTGATTTTGATAACATCAATACGCTTAGTTGGGGCACGGGTACAGATAACAGCAGCACCAATTTTCCGGGCAACAAGGGATCCTATGCCGTTCTCAATAATACTGTCCTAAGTGGTGGCGACGCGTCATGGTGGAATTGGCAACGCAGCATCAATACCAACGCGGTGCAATGGGTTCCGGCCAATAACATGAGCGACCCGGTTGGCGACTATGCATTTAAATTCGAGATCAATGTTCCGGATGCATGGAAGGGGACGTCTATTGTTGTCCTGAAGGATTACACCTGGACGTATGTTGCCCCCTATGAGCCCTGGAAAGATGCCAACGGAAATACTTTTTCATACTCCACGAAAGGTTGGCGAACCGTAACCCTTCCGTTATCCGGATTTAGAAAGGATAACGGTACCGGCGTTGCCGTTACAAGCTTGACCGATTTGTTGGGAAGCACGGGCAATGGAAGCGTAAACATCTATACGATCAACAGTGCCGGCACCCCTACAGCGACAGGGTTGGTCGCGGCCATTGATAACATCAGGGTGGTGAAAATCAAATAGCCGTCATTCACCCGCGGAGCATTTCGTTCTGGATTACTTTAAAGGCCCTCTCGGCGAAGGAATCATACGGTATAAACGGTATCGTATGATTCTTTTCGTTGGAAATAGTATACAATGAAAAATGAAACCCATGAAGATCAAATGTCCTTTTAAAATTTCTCTGTTTCTCGTGATGATCATTTCCTTTTCCTCTTGTGGAAAAGAAGGTGTTGAGCCGCAGCTATTGGTTTCCGAAACGGAGCTTTCCTTGTCCATGGCGGGCGCTACGTCGGAAATAACGGTGACCAGCAACGACAGCTGGAATATCAATAACAATGCTTCAGCATGGTTACAGTTAAGTCAAACAGGGGGTAACAGTGGCAGTGCCACCGTTCAAATAACCGCGGGACCCAATGCTACCGGTTCCACGCGTTCTGCCGTGTTGGTGGTGACCGCTGCCAACGGCCAGTCCAGACGCGTCAGCGTTTCCCAGGCGAGTCAGATGTATCCGTCCTACAATACATCTCCCAAACCACCGGATGCCAGTGGAATGAGCAGCACAGCCGTGCAACTCGCCGACAAGATAACATTGGGTTGGAACCTTGGAAATACCATGGAAGCCCCGGGTGGCGAAACAGGGTGGGGCAGCCCGGTCATCACGGAAGACTATATCAAGTTTGTAAAACAAAATGGTTTTAATGCTATTCGCATTCCATGTGCCTGGAATTGGTATCACGTGGATAACCAGGCGACCGCGCACATCGATCAAAATTGGCTCAACCGGGTTAAGGAAGTGGTGGGCTATTGTGTGAAAAATGACATGTACGTTTTGCTGAACATTCATTGGGATGGTGGATGGCTTGAAAACAACTGTACCCCGGTGAAAAAGGATTCGGTCAATGCCAAGCAAAAAGCATTATGGGAACAGATCGCCACGACGATGCGTGATTTTGACGAACACCTCATGTTTGCCAGCGCCAACGAGCCCAACGCAGACGATGCCACGAAAATGGGTGTATTGCACTCCTATCATCAGACCTTTATTGATGCCGTTCGCTCAACCGGAGGCCGCAACACGTATCGCGCCCTGGTGCTGCAAGGCGCACCCGAACTATTTGCCGTAAGCTCATTTCCCACCGACCCCACGCCCAACCGTCTCATGTACGAGCCGCATAATTATACACCTTTTCAATTTACAACCTTGGATGGAGACGCGAGCTGGGGTAAAATGTTTTACTACTGGGGTGCCGGCCATCATTCTACGATCGAACCCGATCGCAATCCAACCTGGGGAGAAGAAGACGAGCAGCTAAAAGGCTTTAAACTGTTGAAGGAGAATTATGTCGATAAGGGCATTCCTGTCCTGATGGGAGAATATGGAGCATACCGGCGAGATGGCACTAAAAACATTCCTTTGGACTTAGCCACCCACAACGACGCGGTTGACTACTGGCTGACCTACGTCACCCGGCAGGCGATAGCGCACGGGATCAAGCCATTTTACTGGGACATAGGCGGCGCGTTGGATAGAGCAAATTATACGGTAAAAGATCAGCGTACGATCGATGCTATTCTGGAGGGTGCGAAATAGAAGCTTTATGAATTGTAATCATTCAAGGATGAACCGGATCTACACCGCAGTGTTTGTTTGCCTGTTGGCAAGTTGTGCCATGGCTCAAAGTAAGAAAAAAGTAGCGCCCGAACGTGTGATCAACATTGATTTCAATGTTGAAAAAGGGCCACTGAATACCATGTTCAAGGAATGTGTAGGAGCGGGACGCGCCAACGAAGGCTTGCGTGCGGACTGGCAGCAACAACTCACTTACGTCAGAAAGGAATGTGGTTTCAAATACATTCGCATGCACGGGCTGCTGACAGATGATATGGCCGTTTACTCGCAGGATAAAAATGGAAATCCTCAATACAACTATATGTACGTTGATGTGTTGTTCGATTTTCTCCATTCCATCGGGATGAAACCCTTTGTGGAGTTAGGCTTTATGCCATCGCAGCTTGCCAGCGGAAACAAAACGATTTTCTGGTGGCGGGGTAATGTAACACCACCGAAAGACTATGAGAAATGGGCGGCATTGGTCACGAACCTCGTGCAACATTTTACAGCGCGATATGGCGAAGAGGAAGTAAAAACATGGTATTTTGAAGTATGGAATGAACCCAATCTCGATGGCTTTTGGGCCGGTAGCCAGGAAGAGTATTTCAAACTTTATAAATATAGTGCCGACGCCATAAAAAAAGTGAACGCATCTTACCGGGTTGGCGGACCGGGAACGGCAGGCGCTGCCTGGGAAAGCGAAATGATTGACTACTGCACGAGGAACGCTGCGCCTATCGATTTCATCAGCACACATGCGTACGGCGTAAAGCAAGGATACCTCGATGAGTTTGGCAATTCCGGTACGGTGCTGGACAAGAATCCAATGAGTGTAAGCGGCGATGTACTGGATTCACGTAAAGAGATCTCCGCTTCATCCAAACCCAACCTGGAGTTGCACTATACGGAGTGGAGTGCGTCTTATACCCCGGCAGACCCGGTACACGACAGTTACCACGAAGCAGCCTATGTCCTGCAAAAACTCAAGCAGGTAGGCCATGCCGCCAATTCAATGTCATACTGGGTCTTCACGGACATTTTCGAGGAAGCGGGTCCAAGGTCCACACCCTTTCACGGAGGGTTTGGTATGCTGACTATCCAGGGGATCAACAAGCCCGTGTTCTATGCCTATCAGTTTATGAACCGGTTGGGAAATACGGAATTGACAAATAGCGATAATTCATCCTGGGTGTGCAAGGATGCGCAAGGAAATGTCCAGGCCGTCCTATGGGATTTTACAAACACCCACCCCGGGGACTCGGTCAACAACCAGCGATACTATATCCGGGATTTGCCTTCAAAGACAAAACCCAAGATAAAGCTGGAGATTGCAAATATACCGGAGGGTATATATGCGCTGGAAATATATAAAGTTGGGTATCGCAATAATGACGCATACTCAACCTATCTTTCTATGGGGAAGCCAGCGCAGCTTACAAAGCTACAGGTGGAGCACATCAAGAAACAAAATGACGGTTCGCCATTTTTGAAAGAGATTGTATCCGTAAAGGCGGGATCTGTTTTTTCGCGTGAACTTGACGCCAGAGAAAACGATGTATTCTTCCTTAGCCTTGTAAAGCTCTGAGGGTTTTCCGATAAGACTATGGCAGACCCGGCGAGACCGGCGTCTGTAAACCTCGATGTACATTCAACACCATAATTTCTTTTTATACTTTGTATCATGAAAATTGTTTCAACCGTATTTTTTGTTTCCGCATGTATCGGATTTTGTCAAGTAGCATTCAGCCAGACTCCTGGACAGACACCAGCATCCCCGGCCAAGCAAGCAGGGGTGGGGGGTAAGTTCGAGCCGACGTGGCAGTCATTAAAAGAATACCAGGTTCCGGAATGGTTTCGCAACGCCAAGTTCGGAATCTGGGCACATTGGGGACCGCAGTGTCAACCCGAGCAAGGCGACTGGTATGCCAGGCTGATGTATGATGAAGGGAGTGAACAGTATAAATGGCACGTGGCCAACTACGGGCATCCCTCCAAGGCCGGGTTCAAGGAAGTTGTCAACGACTGGAAAGCACAAAACTGGGACCCCGAGAAGCTGGTGGCACTGTATAAACGGGCCGGTGCTCAGTACTTCTTCGCGATGGCCAACCATCATGATAACCTGGACCTGTGGGACAGTAAATATCAATCGTGGAACACCGTACGCGTTGGACCGAAGAAAGATATTGTCGCCGGTTGGGCCCGTGCAGCAAAAAATAATAACCTTCCATTTGGCCTGAGTGTGCATGCTTCACATGCCTGGTCCTGGCTGGAGACCTCACAGCGTTCCGATAAGAGTGGACCCCTTGCCGGCGTGCCCTACGATGGTCGGCTCACCAAGTCAGATGGAAAGGGAACATGGTGGGAAGGGCTCGATCCGCAGGAACTCTATGCGCAAGATCACGCGTTGAGCGAGGGAAGTGATAACATAACCTCCTTGTTCAAGCAGTGGGAGTGGGGCAATGGCGCGGCCACGCCTTCCCCGGAATACTGCAATAAGTTTTATAACAGAGTGGTCGATCTCATTGACCAATTTAATCCTGACTTGCTTTATTTCGACGATTCTGTTCTCCCGCTTTACCCTGTAAGCGACGTGGGTTTGAAAATTGCAGCACATTATTACAACCACAACCAGGCAACCCACCAGGGTAAACTTGAAGGGGTGCTATTCGGAAAAGTCCTAAACGAAGAACAAAAGAAATGCATTGTTTGGGATGTCGAGCGGGGAGCGCCCGAAAATATCCAACCGCTGGCATGGCAGACCTGTACTTGCATTGGCGACTGGCACTATAAAAGATCGATCTACGAAAAAGGAGAGTATAAATCGGCAAAAGATGTCATTCACATGCTGGTAGATATCGTAAGCAAGAACGGAAACCTGCTTTTGAACATCCCGGTTCGTGGCGACGGAACGATAGATGAAAAAGAGATCGCCGTACTGGAAGACATTGCATCGTGGATGAAAGTGAATAGTGAAAGCATTTTCGATACACGTCCGTGGGAAATATTTGGCGAAGGACCCTCGACAGAAGCGGCCAACCCGGTGAAGGCGCAGGGTTTTAATGAAGGAAAGGTCAAGTACACGGCGAATGATATACGCTTCAATAAAAAAGGAAATATTCTTTATGCTACTGTATTGGGCAGGCCGGTCGATAACATAAATATCAGGTCGCTGGGTAAGGGGAAGGCCAAGATCAAAAATATTGAAATGCTGGGCAGCACCGGGAAACTTTCCTGGAAGCAAAACCCGGACAACCTGGTGATCGAAAAGCCCAAGGCCGCGTCAAGTGACATCGCCGTGGTCTATAAAATATATTTGCAATAACGAAAAGCGTCAAAGCGATAGCGTAGGGAGAACGCATTGACATATTTCGTTCGATCGTTCTCCAAATTCTAGTTCATTTGCGTTTGATGGTATTTTTTGAAGAAGAGATGGAAAGTCGTGCCCTCATTGACCCTGCTCTCTACTTCAATTTTGCCGCCTATTGCGGTCATCTGGGTTTTTACCAGGTACAGACCCATGCCCTTTCCTTCAATATGAAGATGGAAACGACTGTATAGGTTGAAGAGCTTGTCTTTGCATAATGCCATATCCATACCGAGTCCATTGTCTTGTACGGTGAGGTGAAAATGTTCATTCACCAGCTCTGAACATATGCGGATCACGGGCCTCCTGTTGGGATGACGATATTTGATGGCGTTGCTGACCAGGTTTAATAGAATACTATCGAGATAGGGCTTCACGGTCCAAAGTGTCCCGCCTTTTGAAAAGTCTTCGTATAGCGTTGCTTTTCTGTCTTCTATTTCTTTCTGAAGGTTTATTTTGACGAGGCGCAGTTCTTCTTCAAGGTTTATCTGGACAATCTCAGACGTGGAATCCCTGCGTAATTCCAACACGGTATTCAGGTCCCTGACGACATGATCGAGTTCCTGTGTAGTGACCATCATTTTATCAATGATCGCGCGGGATTCTTGCAGATCATTTTTGCTGATGTCCAATATATGACCAAGTCCGAGGATCCGGGCTACGGGCGCGCGAAGGTTGTGCGCGGAAATGAATGCGAATTGCTCCAGTTGCTGGTTATATTCCACGAGATCGTGCGTACGTTCTTCAACCTCGGCTTCAAGCGTTTCGTTGCGTTTTATGATCTCGTTGTTTTGTTCCTCAATGATCTGTCGGGCCTTTTGCAATTCAAAATTCTGTGCCGACACGATATCGCGCTGGGCCGATATTTCCTCCTGGCTCTGGATAAGTTCTTCGTTTTGGTGCGCCAGCTCCTCGGTTCGTTTGTGTACCTGCAACTCCAGCATTTTGTTCTGCTTTTTCATGCTACTCACGCGGAGTCTATAGACGGACACAGCGACACCGGTCAGCAGCAGAACGCCCGCTAGTTTTGCCCACCATGTGCGCCACCACGGTGGTAAGACGCGGATGATCAGCGTTGCCGCTTGCTTGCTCCACACGCCATCATTATTGGTGCCTTTCACTTTGAACGTATAGGTGCCGGGATCAAGATTGGTAAACATAACCGAGCGCTGGTCGCCTACATAATTCCAGTCGGTATGAAATCCCTCCAATTTATAGGCGTATTGATTTTTAGACGTAGCGGTAAAGTTCAATGCAGCATATTTCAGGGAGAAGAAAGTGTATTCAGAAGGAAGGGTGATCATGCTGGTTTCGCTGATCTGACGCTGCAGGATGCCACCGAAATCGCCGGGCTTTGCGGGCTGATTGAGGATCCGAAGTTCACTAATGTAAATGCTGGGCGCGAAAGGATTGTCTCGCACGCTGTCGGGGTTAAAAATACTGATTCCCTTGCCGCCAAAAAGGAGTTGCCCGCTTTGGTTACGAAAGCACACATTGGGATTAAAGGTGTCGTCGGAAAGCCCATCGGCGACATCATAGTTGCGGAATGCACCCGTCGTCGGATTGAACCGGGAGATGCCATGCGCGGTGCTCAGCCAGAGGTTGCCGGCGTCGTCTTCCAGGATGCCCTGTATGACATCGTTGGGTAGTCCATCGTGCGTGGTATACCTTTTTTTAAACGCCCCGTCGACGAGCAGATGCAGACCGTTCCGGGTGCCAATCCACAGTTGGCCATGACGGTCTTCCAACAGGCTGTTACACATGCCGCCGACTTGTATGGAGTCGGGATGGGTTGCTGTTTCAAACCTGGTCAACTCCTTTTGAAGGGGATCATAACATAAAACCTCTTCGATCGTACCAATCCAGATCTTCCCTTTTTTATCCACATAGATCGTCCGCATGTAATTATTGAACTCGAAATGGTTTTCGCGAACGTGGTCAAACGTGCCC carries:
- a CDS encoding cellulase family glycosylhydrolase codes for the protein MKIKCPFKISLFLVMIISFSSCGKEGVEPQLLVSETELSLSMAGATSEITVTSNDSWNINNNASAWLQLSQTGGNSGSATVQITAGPNATGSTRSAVLVVTAANGQSRRVSVSQASQMYPSYNTSPKPPDASGMSSTAVQLADKITLGWNLGNTMEAPGGETGWGSPVITEDYIKFVKQNGFNAIRIPCAWNWYHVDNQATAHIDQNWLNRVKEVVGYCVKNDMYVLLNIHWDGGWLENNCTPVKKDSVNAKQKALWEQIATTMRDFDEHLMFASANEPNADDATKMGVLHSYHQTFIDAVRSTGGRNTYRALVLQGAPELFAVSSFPTDPTPNRLMYEPHNYTPFQFTTLDGDASWGKMFYYWGAGHHSTIEPDRNPTWGEEDEQLKGFKLLKENYVDKGIPVLMGEYGAYRRDGTKNIPLDLATHNDAVDYWLTYVTRQAIAHGIKPFYWDIGGALDRANYTVKDQRTIDAILEGAK
- a CDS encoding GH39 family glycosyl hydrolase, which gives rise to MNRIYTAVFVCLLASCAMAQSKKKVAPERVINIDFNVEKGPLNTMFKECVGAGRANEGLRADWQQQLTYVRKECGFKYIRMHGLLTDDMAVYSQDKNGNPQYNYMYVDVLFDFLHSIGMKPFVELGFMPSQLASGNKTIFWWRGNVTPPKDYEKWAALVTNLVQHFTARYGEEEVKTWYFEVWNEPNLDGFWAGSQEEYFKLYKYSADAIKKVNASYRVGGPGTAGAAWESEMIDYCTRNAAPIDFISTHAYGVKQGYLDEFGNSGTVLDKNPMSVSGDVLDSRKEISASSKPNLELHYTEWSASYTPADPVHDSYHEAAYVLQKLKQVGHAANSMSYWVFTDIFEEAGPRSTPFHGGFGMLTIQGINKPVFYAYQFMNRLGNTELTNSDNSSWVCKDAQGNVQAVLWDFTNTHPGDSVNNQRYYIRDLPSKTKPKIKLEIANIPEGIYALEIYKVGYRNNDAYSTYLSMGKPAQLTKLQVEHIKKQNDGSPFLKEIVSVKAGSVFSRELDARENDVFFLSLVKL
- a CDS encoding alpha-L-fucosidase, giving the protein MKIVSTVFFVSACIGFCQVAFSQTPGQTPASPAKQAGVGGKFEPTWQSLKEYQVPEWFRNAKFGIWAHWGPQCQPEQGDWYARLMYDEGSEQYKWHVANYGHPSKAGFKEVVNDWKAQNWDPEKLVALYKRAGAQYFFAMANHHDNLDLWDSKYQSWNTVRVGPKKDIVAGWARAAKNNNLPFGLSVHASHAWSWLETSQRSDKSGPLAGVPYDGRLTKSDGKGTWWEGLDPQELYAQDHALSEGSDNITSLFKQWEWGNGAATPSPEYCNKFYNRVVDLIDQFNPDLLYFDDSVLPLYPVSDVGLKIAAHYYNHNQATHQGKLEGVLFGKVLNEEQKKCIVWDVERGAPENIQPLAWQTCTCIGDWHYKRSIYEKGEYKSAKDVIHMLVDIVSKNGNLLLNIPVRGDGTIDEKEIAVLEDIASWMKVNSESIFDTRPWEIFGEGPSTEAANPVKAQGFNEGKVKYTANDIRFNKKGNILYATVLGRPVDNINIRSLGKGKAKIKNIEMLGSTGKLSWKQNPDNLVIEKPKAASSDIAVVYKIYLQ